Proteins from one Kwoniella shivajii chromosome 1, complete sequence genomic window:
- a CDS encoding FACT complex subunit POB3, which produces MSTVTFENIFHGDGPDIGKLRFNAAGFGWKTYVSEDAPITYTGHDVRHATWFRVARNFQLRLAMRQAEKPRITFDGFKREDHDKVKRTLDEYFNIKLETRDSSLKGWNWGKAQVQGNDITFQVQGKTTFEIPLSVVANSNIAGKNEVALEFNPPPPIPHDPKDLAKRVPDELVEMRFYVPGKSMKSKGSDAGSDGEETDLDEDGNEVSAAEAFHNTIKDKADIGAVVGDSIVVFEDILVLTPRGRFSLEFYPDSLRLLGKSTDYRVPFTSLHRIFLLPKLDDLHIQLVLGLDPPIRQGATRYPFLVAQWPKDEEVDAELNLNDEELAKYPDLQRKYEAPTFHVISRVLKSLTGKKVTPPGSFRNAQGLNGIKANVKAVQGELYFLEKGLIFIAKQPILIDFSKTESISFSRVGGGIASARTFDMRVVSKTEVADHVFTAISKEEVGPISAFLKLKNVRLKNEMEETVMEIDEPLSDEDEDMESIASEEEDRKKSKKDKGKKSQPAMDEDDESDDEDFQSESSDGGSPSESDSDAEDDGMASDASDPFMEELKKKQAKRAKKDTGSGSDAEKPKAKKAKKAE; this is translated from the exons ATGTCTACCGTCACATTTGAGAACA TCTTTCATGGCGATGGTCCTGACATAGGCA AACTCCGGTTCAATGCAGCAGGTTTTGGATGGAAAACATATGTCAGCGAAGATGCACCTATAACCTATACAGGGCATGATGTTCGACATGCAACATGgttcag GGTGGCAAGGAATTTTCAACTCAGATTAGCTATGCGTCAAGCGGAAAAACCTAGAATCACATTTGATGGGTTCAAGAGAGAA GATCATGATAAAGTGAAAAGAACGCTTGATGAATATTTCAACATCAAGCTTGAAACTAGGGATTCAAGTTTGAAAGGTTGGAATTGGGGTAAAGCTCAagttcaag GCAATGATATTACTTTCCAGGTCCAAGGCAAGACTACATTCGAGATCCCTCTATCTGTGGTAGCAAATTCTAACATCGCAGGTAAAAATGAAGTTGCATTAGAGTTCaaccctcctcctccaatcCCACACGACCCAAAAGACCTCGCTAAACGAGTCCCCGATGAATTGGTAGAAATGAGATTTTACGTACCTGGGAAAAGCATGAAATCTAAAGGCAGTGATGCAGGTAGTGATGGGGAAGAAAcagatttggatgaagatggaaatgaagtCAGTGCAGCAGAAGCGTTCCACAATACGATCAAAGACAAAGCAGATATCGGAGCAGTCGTTGGGGATAGTATCGTTGTTTTCGAAGATATATTGGTTCTTACACCTAG AGGACGATTCTCGCTAGAGTTCTATCCTGACTCCCTTCGACTTCTCGGTAAATCAACGGATTATCGAGTACCATTTACCTCCTTACATCGCATATTCCTCCTTCCCAAACTCGATGACCTTCATATCCAACTTGTGCTGGGTCTTGATCCCCCCATCAGACAAGGTGCAACTCGATATCCCTTCTTGGTAGCACAATGGcctaaagatgaagaggtggATGCAGAGCTGAATCTGAACGA CGAGGAGCTCGCTAAGTACCCCGATCTGCAACGAAAATACGAAGCACCCACTTTCCATGTCATCTCACGAGTACTCAAATCCCTCacaggaaagaaagtgaCACCACCCGGAAGCTTCCGAAATGCGCAGGGATTGAATGGTATAAAAGCAAACGTCAAAGCTGTTCAAGGAGAATTGTATTTCCTGGAAAAAGGTCTTATCTTTATTGCGAAACAACCTATACTTATTGACTTTTCCAAGACGGAGAGTATTTCGTTCTCTCG TGTCGGAGGCGGTATCGCATCGGCACGAACATTTGATATGAGAGTCGTCTCGAAGACTGAAGTGGCGGATCACGTTTTCACAGCTATAAGTAAAGAGGAAGTTGGACCAATAAGTGCTTtcctgaagttgaagaatgTTCGACTGAAGAACGAGATGGAAGAGACCGTGATGGAGATTGATGAGCCGTTAAgcgacgaagatgaggatatggAGAGCATCgcatcagaagaagaagacaggaagaagagcaagaaggataagggaaagaagagtcAACCTGCtatggatgaggatgatgaatcgg ACGACGAGGATTTCCAATCAGAATCATCGGATGGAGGATCACCTTCCGAATCAGACTCAGATGCAGAAGACGATGGCATGGCATCCGATGCTAGTGATCCATTCATGGaggaattgaaaaagaaacaagCCAAGCGAGCCAAGAAAGATACAGGTAGTGGAAGTGACGCCGAAAAGCCCAAAGCTAAAAAGGCTAAGAAGGCAGAGTAA